cctccatttcctgggttgtttaagggattcttgtgcctcagcctccctaatagggtgtgccatcatgcccggctaattttttttgcacttttagtagagacagggtttcatcatgttggccaggctggtcttgatctcctgacgttaagtgatctgcctgccttggcctcccaaagtgctgggattacaggcatgagccacagcacacaGCCACGTTTATTTTGAAAGATACTGGGAGCCCTTTTATGTATTATGTAACCCTTTCACTATATAACATTAAATATGGAATAAATGTCACTTTTTCTAAGCACACATGCTAATGAACAGACCTGGATGTAAATTTGTGGTTGAACTATTACTCTTTCACCATAAAAATGGCTACACAAGCACATAACCAGTTCAAAAGATAATTATGTAGGGAAGAGACTACACAAGCATCTTTTCTGAAAatggttagaaaaaataaactcttaTCCAAAATTATCCAGAATCGGTGGTGGTATAAGGGTGAAGTCCAAATTAATTTTCATTGACTTTCTAGGCTTAGAGTACCCAGAGAACCACACAAAATTATCTCTGAGGATTCAGAAAGCGATTTCGGGATCTTGCCATGTGCGTCAAAGTAACGAGCAACAGTTAACTACATGGTTCTAAAGGTGCAACTGTAGCTAACATTCACTGGACGCTGATATGAACAAAGCACTGTTTCAGGTAATGCACCTGTAGCCCATTTAAACTTTAGAGGTATCTACCATAATTTAACCCCACGTTACACATTAGGAAACGGGCTGAAATGTGGTAGAGCTGAGACTGGCACCCAGGTGCCTGGAAGTCTGGCTGCAGAACCAAGGCTCTTGGCCAATAGGCTATGAAATAGTAAATTTATTCTTTCGTTGTGCTTTCTTAAGGAGGTGAAAAGTGGTCACCATTTTAGTCATTCTCCTGACAAAGTTGTAAGAATCGAAATGGGGGGGGTGTCGAGGGGAAGAGACTGTAATCCAGAGGCCATATACCCAGTTATTTGCTGTGATTTAGAATATAACTCTACCACACTTAAAATGACAACACACAGCTTTCTGCTATATAAttagagaaacaggaaaataagtttggattttatcaaaCTTAGCGTTAAAGCAGACAcagtaagatttttttaatttgccagaTATTCTTTTAATGAGAATTATAAAAgaccaaaaacattttttttttttttgcaaactgcctttttaaacaaatgatttgCTTTTAATTACAAATACGGTGCATGACGATGCCTTCTTCGGCAAAACCAATAAATACAAGAACAAATTTTAAACAGATGATTTGTCCAAGAtatttgaaaaaggaaacaaaaacccGATTTTCATTATAAGAATCAACTGATTCTCTAACCTTTCAAAGATTAAGCTCAAAGGTGTGACTCATCtgtagaagagagaaagagaaaccatcTTATAGATGCTTTAAATAGCTTTTGATAATTTTCCCAATGTCATCTTTACTTTCTGGAACTCATAGCTTCATAAAatagctgattttaaaatatttctaatgaacTGATCAATGGGGAAAAGAAAGTATGTATTGAATGCATGTTATAAATTTTACCATGAACAATTATGCATATCAAAAGACACTAACTTTAAAATGGTAcaaaaaaaagtgaggaaaaacctgaattacagaaaagaaagtcaaatttatttaatgaaaaactagaattaataaaaattagcaaatacacacacacaaaagcacacaGCAGCACTATGTATTGACTCACAAAGGGGAAAAGCAGTGGCCCATGACCACTCAAGATGGCTTGtcagttaaaggaaaaaaacccaaacacgcacacactcacgcacgcactcacacacgcagaaacaaccaaaaaacccaTTATTTTTGAACAATACAATCTACAACAAACACAAAACTCAGAATTATTttacaatgctttcttctttcttaatacAAAAGATGCCCATCTTgggtgtatatacatacatttttttcagtggtTTACtgttgacttatttttaaatatattagtgTTACTACATGCAACTGTTTCCTGTATTTAAcagcctttctttttatttaccttCATGTGTCTAGCTTTCACCTACCAAAAGAGTTTTAGATTGGCAGGCAGATGGGTGTCTTATTTTCTGTGAAACAGAAGTTTTAAACACTGGCCACAAAATGTTTGATTGCCATTTCAACACATGGAAATAGTTACATTGATGCCTAAATTGCCATTTTCTGCAAAAAGCTGTGCAATGCTGGTGTCAAAGACTAGACAGTCACTATTCATAATGGCTGTTGCAATTCCTTCATGAATAGATCGAGGAGTTGCTTCCCAAGTCAATCGTCGCCTATGACCATTTAGCTCAAGTCGGTAAGCAAAATTTTCAGCTTGCTTGCGTGTTCCTATCAGCTGTACGATTGCGAAGAACTGCTGGTGACCATCgtatttttcctgtttctccaaGACTAACATGAAGTGAAAGCCAAAACAGGACTGCATCATCACCCAGTCAACAGCACCAGGAAGATTAATGTCTGTAGCAAGGAAAACGATATCCTCTCCCTGTAGGGTTGTAATGGACTTATGCTGATGCATCAGATGGGGCATTACAGCATCCAGAGAGCCTTGCCATTTACAGGAAGCACCAGGGCATGGACAGGAATAAGGCCTAAACTCACAGAGCTCTTCATGGTCTGCTTTTTCGGTGTGTGGCAGAGTTATTTCACATCCAGAAGAGGCATATTTACAGGGGAAAAGTACTGAATTAGCCACTTTCTCCATAGCCAAGTTGCGAATGGATCCCAATGGGCCCCGGCAAGTTGGACAACATGTGAGCTTTGGGCGACAGTTGCTACAAACAAGATGGCCACTCTGACATTGAAGAATGGGTGGTAACACATAGTCAAAGCAGACTGGACACTCAAAAAGACTCGCCAAGTCATTGTTGGATGCAGTCGTGCCAGTCAGGGCAGGCACCCTCTGGGATGGTGGACACTTTGAGGTACCGGTAGGTAATGCTGTAGCAGTCTGACGgctcatttctgaaataaatacataaggaagcaggagaaaaataattacaaccatgacttattttataaataatgtttatatgccagaagtattttttaaaagatactaaaaaaataaaattacactgAATGTGCACTTTGATTACTAGGATCTGTACAGTGGATCAGctctattttcaaaatgttcCAGAACACATTTGGAActccctttaagaaaaaaaaaaagtaaatatcatCTTAAATAGAAAATGGACCATAAACTAGAGAAACTATATAACGAACTGAAGTTTAATCGAATCCATTTTGATAGTACTCTCTCCTCTGAGATTCCCTTACTCTATTTCATTCCAATTCTGAGTCAGCTGTTGATAGGCACAAGGAGTTACAGGTAAGATCCTGTGTAAAATCGGCACTCTGTAACCACAGAATCTGCATCTGAGGACTTCACCAGCCATGGAttgaaaacattcagaaaaattttaaaataatacaaaatttttaaaataaaacatatataactaTTTACCAgccatggattgaaaatattcagaaaaattttaaaataatacaaaatttttaaaataaaacatatataacaactatttacctattatttacattgtattaagtgTAAGTAATCCAGAGATAAATTATACAGGAGAATATGCACAGGTTATATACAAATATGATAACATGTTCTATCAGAGACTTGAACATCCTCAGGTTTTGGTATGGGGAAGGGGATCCTGGAACTAATCTTCCGAGGATACCACGGGATGAGTGTAGTTCAAATGCCTTCCATTAACTCTTCTTAATGGTGAGCAGTTACCTACTCTAGAGGTGTAATTTAGGAATGAGGGGAGGGATCACAAGGGGAAAGATCTGCTGCCATCCCCTTTATCTATCAATCTGCCCCCCAAATTATCATCAGCCAGGTATTGATCTTCTTTCCTACTGATCAGTGCCCACCTCAAGAGTGAGGGGATGTACTCTCTAGTGAAggtagcaaaaatataaaaataaataaaaacacagcaaaagTGAAGGGAGACGTGGGAGAAATGGAGAGCCATCTCAAATAAAACTTTTTGGTGTCGTAGAGAAAGCATATCTTTCTCTATTTGCAATCCACAATATAAATCAGACATAATGAACAAAGAAGGAGAGTCAGGGAGAAACTGAACAGGGGAAGAATACAGATAGCACGGCAGAGACACACCACACTGGGAGTGGGGGATGGAGTCAACAGGTGTAGAACCCCTTAGCCTAGGGTTCTCCAGCGTTGTTTAAACATTCATCAGCAGACTAATCAACATTATTTGACAGATAAATGTCATCTGGAAGAAATGATCGACAATGTAACTAGTCAGGCTGAGTCAAAGATAAAACAAGTAACTCATCCCAAAGAGCTCCCTGGGCTGGGATATAGGAGGCCACTATTTGTCTTGGGGGTGAAAAAATAGATCGGTCGATGTCCTAAGAATACACTCCTAGTAACTATACTAAGCCATATTCTTACAAAGTTAAAGCCTTAAAGTTAATGTTTTATCTCAATTATAGTCATTATTCTGTTGCAAGAAACTTTTGAGAAACAATGTTAGTTACCAATATGACCAAGTAAATGCAACTTGGGTTCTAGATTACTCAGGTGGTTACCAACTGATACCTTAAATGAAGGCTGagggtgaaggaaaaataaagattaattcCACATCactaaagatatattttaaagttcaaGAGGCAACAAAAGTGACAATTCCATCATAATGTGTCTCATCATATAGACTCAGATCATGAATCAACTCTCATCTGAAGCCCTGTGTAACCCAGGTGTTCTGTACCCTGACAAAAGGACTGTAAAGGAACTCTCCTGTAATCCGGTTTCCCTGAGTGGATTCTTTGTACATACGATGATCCATACATTTTATGTCACTTGTAAAACAGTGGGCTCAGCATTGCCAAAACATCCTGGCTGTATGCTGTATGCCTACTGCATGGTCCAGTTTATGCTGCTTACTGAATTAACAGCATAACAATTAGAAAGTGTTTCCTTGGGCACAAAACAGTCTAGGCAACCAATACCTTTCAAATTACCAAACCAAACCAGAGAATCACATCCAAGGGCAGTAAACTCAGTTTATATTTAACACAACACAGCTACAGACCaatcaaaacattatttttcaatttcttgacCTAGCAGTAGTTATACATTTATCATCAACAGTTCAGGCTCACATTACAATATATCTTTATCATTTTCCAAACACTGTAA
The Callithrix jacchus isolate 240 chromosome 20, calJac240_pri, whole genome shotgun sequence genome window above contains:
- the SIAH1 gene encoding E3 ubiquitin-protein ligase SIAH1 isoform X6, with amino-acid sequence MVQMSRQTATALPTGTSKCPPSQRVPALTGTTASNNDLASLFECPVCFDYVLPPILQCQSGHLVCSNCRPKLTCCPTCRGPLGSIRNLAMEKVANSVLFPCKYASSGCEITLPHTEKADHEELCEFRPYSCPCPGASCKWQGSLDAVMPHLMHQHKSITTLQGEDIVFLATDINLPGAVDWVMMQSCFGFHFMLVLEKQEKYDGHQQFFAIVQLIGTRKQAENFAYRLELNGHRRRLTWEATPRSIHEGIATAIMNSDCLVFDTSIAQLFAENGNLGINVTISMC
- the SIAH1 gene encoding E3 ubiquitin-protein ligase SIAH1 isoform X4, whose translation is MSRQTATALPTGTSKCPPSQRVPALTGTTASNNDLASLFECPVCFDYVLPPILQCQSGHLVCSNCRPKLTCCPTCRGPLGSIRNLAMEKVANSVLFPCKYASSGCEITLPHTEKADHEELCEFRPYSCPCPGASCKWQGSLDAVMPHLMHQHKSITTLQGEDIVFLATDINLPGAVDWVMMQSCFGFHFMLVLEKQEKYDGHQQFFAIVQLIGTRKQAENFAYRLELNGHRRRLTWEATPRSIHEGIATAIMNSDCLVFDTSIAQLFAENGNLGINVTISMC
- the SIAH1 gene encoding E3 ubiquitin-protein ligase SIAH1 isoform X2, whose amino-acid sequence is MTGKPIPPSLYSWRGVLFTCLPATRTRKRKEMSRQTATALPTGTSKCPPSQRVPALTGTTASNNDLASLFECPVCFDYVLPPILQCQSGHLVCSNCRPKLTCCPTCRGPLGSIRNLAMEKVANSVLFPCKYASSGCEITLPHTEKADHEELCEFRPYSCPCPGASCKWQGSLDAVMPHLMHQHKSITTLQGEDIVFLATDINLPGAVDWVMMQSCFGFHFMLVLEKQEKYDGHQQFFAIVQLIGTRKQAENFAYRLELNGHRRRLTWEATPRSIHEGIATAIMNSDCLVFDTSIAQLFAENGNLGINVTISMC
- the SIAH1 gene encoding E3 ubiquitin-protein ligase SIAH1 isoform X3, which produces MCHLCLGCCLLGEGPSQAMKPSRQWRPEMSRQTATALPTGTSKCPPSQRVPALTGTTASNNDLASLFECPVCFDYVLPPILQCQSGHLVCSNCRPKLTCCPTCRGPLGSIRNLAMEKVANSVLFPCKYASSGCEITLPHTEKADHEELCEFRPYSCPCPGASCKWQGSLDAVMPHLMHQHKSITTLQGEDIVFLATDINLPGAVDWVMMQSCFGFHFMLVLEKQEKYDGHQQFFAIVQLIGTRKQAENFAYRLELNGHRRRLTWEATPRSIHEGIATAIMNSDCLVFDTSIAQLFAENGNLGINVTISMC
- the SIAH1 gene encoding E3 ubiquitin-protein ligase SIAH1 isoform X1, translating into MTSAGLSLVPTAGRLCGWDSFSVSRWSWVAPLELGEALAVAVLYTSIYKKSCSHFGFHTLKMSRQTATALPTGTSKCPPSQRVPALTGTTASNNDLASLFECPVCFDYVLPPILQCQSGHLVCSNCRPKLTCCPTCRGPLGSIRNLAMEKVANSVLFPCKYASSGCEITLPHTEKADHEELCEFRPYSCPCPGASCKWQGSLDAVMPHLMHQHKSITTLQGEDIVFLATDINLPGAVDWVMMQSCFGFHFMLVLEKQEKYDGHQQFFAIVQLIGTRKQAENFAYRLELNGHRRRLTWEATPRSIHEGIATAIMNSDCLVFDTSIAQLFAENGNLGINVTISMC
- the SIAH1 gene encoding E3 ubiquitin-protein ligase SIAH1 isoform X5, whose translation is MAAAESSCFLEMSRQTATALPTGTSKCPPSQRVPALTGTTASNNDLASLFECPVCFDYVLPPILQCQSGHLVCSNCRPKLTCCPTCRGPLGSIRNLAMEKVANSVLFPCKYASSGCEITLPHTEKADHEELCEFRPYSCPCPGASCKWQGSLDAVMPHLMHQHKSITTLQGEDIVFLATDINLPGAVDWVMMQSCFGFHFMLVLEKQEKYDGHQQFFAIVQLIGTRKQAENFAYRLELNGHRRRLTWEATPRSIHEGIATAIMNSDCLVFDTSIAQLFAENGNLGINVTISMC